A window from Myxococcus fulvus encodes these proteins:
- the ruvC gene encoding crossover junction endodeoxyribonuclease RuvC produces MRVLGVDPGSRFMGYGVVEEKRGRLVHVGHGVIKVDEDAPLALRLKELHAALSAQLAHFRPEAVAVEGVFTFRNARSALVLGHARGVALLAAAQVALPVFEYPPAKVKKSVGAGGADGKDAVARMVKTLLGLQAVDLGRADASDALAVALCHLNHGRSAIPTAGPTTKKRKGAAALLADRLAPSYRRPEAG; encoded by the coding sequence GTGCGCGTCCTCGGTGTGGACCCCGGCAGTCGCTTCATGGGCTACGGCGTGGTGGAAGAGAAGCGGGGCCGCCTGGTGCACGTGGGCCACGGCGTCATCAAGGTCGACGAGGACGCGCCCCTGGCCCTGCGCCTGAAGGAGCTGCACGCGGCGCTCAGCGCCCAGCTCGCGCACTTCCGTCCGGAGGCGGTGGCCGTGGAGGGCGTGTTCACCTTCCGCAACGCGAGAAGCGCGCTGGTGCTGGGACACGCGCGCGGCGTGGCGCTGCTGGCGGCGGCCCAGGTGGCGCTGCCCGTCTTCGAGTACCCGCCCGCGAAGGTGAAGAAGTCGGTGGGCGCCGGCGGCGCGGACGGCAAGGACGCCGTGGCGCGGATGGTGAAGACGTTGCTGGGGCTGCAGGCGGTGGACCTGGGGCGCGCGGACGCGAGCGATGCCTTGGCCGTGGCGCTGTGCCACCTCAATCACGGGCGTTCCGCCATTCCCACGGCGGGCCCGACCACGAAGAAGCGCAAGGGCGCCGCGGCGCTGCTCGCGGACAGGCTGGCGCCGTCCTATCGGCGCCCGGAGGCGGGATGA
- the ruvA gene encoding Holliday junction branch migration protein RuvA: MIARLRGVVLEKDAEDAVIDVQGVGYRVNLSTLSLGKLPPEGQPVEVRIRTVVREDAFELFGFLTKAEEDVFLLLNGVSRVGPRMALGVLSGMEVPELVAALSRGEVARLAKIHGVGKKTAERLVLELKDKMKNVHLEAVSRGTAPAPASATQSDLVSALLNLGYKPPQAEKAAELATSRLGADASFQDLFREALKSLRAGG; encoded by the coding sequence ATGATTGCTCGGCTGCGGGGCGTGGTGCTGGAGAAGGACGCCGAGGACGCCGTCATCGACGTGCAGGGCGTGGGCTACCGGGTGAACCTCTCCACCCTGTCGTTGGGCAAGCTGCCCCCGGAGGGCCAGCCGGTGGAGGTGCGCATCCGCACCGTGGTGCGCGAGGACGCCTTCGAGCTGTTCGGCTTCCTCACCAAGGCCGAAGAGGATGTCTTCCTGCTGCTCAACGGCGTCTCCCGCGTGGGCCCCCGCATGGCGCTGGGCGTGCTGTCCGGCATGGAGGTGCCGGAGCTGGTGGCGGCCCTGTCGCGCGGCGAGGTGGCCCGGCTGGCGAAGATCCACGGCGTCGGGAAGAAGACCGCCGAGCGGCTGGTGCTGGAGCTCAAGGACAAGATGAAGAACGTCCACCTGGAGGCGGTCTCCCGGGGCACCGCCCCCGCACCGGCCAGCGCCACCCAGTCCGACCTGGTCTCCGCCCTCCTCAACCTGGGCTACAAGCCCCCGCAGGCGGAGAAGGCCGCGGAGCTCGCCACCAGCCGGCTGGGCGCCGACGCCTCCTTCCAGGACCTGTTCCGCGAGGCCCTTAAGTCCCTCCGGGCAGGGGGCTGA